The following nucleotide sequence is from Candidatus Cloacimonadota bacterium.
AAAAACACCAAGTTATACCGAAAGGAAAATCACTTTAAGTGCTTCTTGGAATTAATAAATCAAATAAGCCGGGGCAAGGAGGAAAAATAGCAGACAGTAAACAAGTAATTTTAGATGCGATGCAAGAAGCAGGAAAATCTTTAAAAGGTGGAGAGATCGTTGAATTAAGCGGTTTGGATAAGAAAGAAGTCGATAAAGTGATGAAAGTTCTTAAAAAAGAAGAACTGATCGTATCTCCCAAAAAATGTTATTGGGAACCAAAATAGGAACATACCGAAGTCTTTCTTCCAATTCTTTTTGCTTTTGAGGATTCAAAAGGTTGGCTTGAAGATTAATAAAGATTGATATTGATAACTTTCCGAATCTTACTTGAAAGAATTTCTTAACGGAAAGCTTCGGAAAAGCGTAAAAAAATAGGAGGAAAAATCATGCCGGAATTAAAAGGCACAAAAACAGAGAAAAACTTATGGGATGCTTTTGCAGGTGAATCACAAGCAAGAAATAAATACACTTATTTTGCAAAAGTAGCAAAAAAAGAAGGTTATGAACAGATTTCAGCTTTCTTTATGGAAACTGCTGAAAATGAAAAAGAACATGCTAAATTGCATTTTAAAGCTTTGAATGGGATCGGTAATACGATCGAAAACCTGAAAGCTGCTGCTGGTGGTGAAAACTACGAATGGACCGAAATGTATCCGACCATGGCAGAAGAAGCTCGAGAAGAGGGATTCAATGATATTGCTGCCATGTTCGAAGGAATAGCTAAAGTAGAGAAAAAGCATGAAGAAAGATATAAAAAACTACTAGCAAATATTGAAGCAGGAAAAGTCTTCAAATTAAATGGAAAGGTTTATTGGAAATGTCGAAATTGCGGATACATTCACGAAGCAGAAGAAGCTCCAAAAATCTGCCCTGTATGCAAACATCCGCAATCTTATTTTGAACTTTGGAAGGAAAATTATTAAAACAGCCACGAGACTTGCACTGACTTTTCTATGACAAAAAAAGACAAGATAACAGGATTCACCGGATTGAATCATAAAAAATCCTGTATATCTCGTTAATCCTGTCAAAAAAATAATCTGTGTTCAGTCAGTGAAAGTCAGTGGCAAAAAGCTCGGAGGAAAAATGAAAAAATATGTATGTGATGCCTGCGGATACATT
It contains:
- a CDS encoding MarR family transcriptional regulator is translated as MQEAGKSLKGGEIVELSGLDKKEVDKVMKVLKKEELIVSPKKCYWEPK
- a CDS encoding rubrerythrin family protein produces the protein MPELKGTKTEKNLWDAFAGESQARNKYTYFAKVAKKEGYEQISAFFMETAENEKEHAKLHFKALNGIGNTIENLKAAAGGENYEWTEMYPTMAEEAREEGFNDIAAMFEGIAKVEKKHEERYKKLLANIEAGKVFKLNGKVYWKCRNCGYIHEAEEAPKICPVCKHPQSYFELWKENY